Proteins encoded within one genomic window of Rhinolophus sinicus isolate RSC01 linkage group LG05, ASM3656204v1, whole genome shotgun sequence:
- the LHFPL5 gene encoding LHFPL tetraspan subfamily member 5 protein, producing the protein MVKLLPAQEAARIYHTNYVRNARAIGVMWGTLTICFSVLVMALFIQPYWIGDSVNTPQAGYFGLFSYCVGNVLSSELICKGGPLDFSSIPSRAFKTAMFFVALAMFLIIGSIICFSLFFVCNTATVYKICAWMQLAAATGLMIGCLVYPDGWDSSAVRSMCGEQAGKYTLGQCTIRWAFMLAILSIGDALILSFLAFVLGYRQDKLLPDDYKADGQEEV; encoded by the exons ATGGTGAAGTTGCTGCCTGCCCAGGAGGCAGCCAGGATCTACCACACCAACTATGTGAGGAACGCGAGGGCCATCGGTGTGATGTGGGGAACGCTCACCATCTGCTTCTCCGTGCTGGTCATGGCCCTCTTCATCCAGCCATACTGGATCGGTGACAGTGTCAACACCCCCCAGGCAGGCTACTTCGGCCTTTTCTCCTACTGTGTGGGCAACGTGCTGTCCTCAGAACTGATCTGCAAGGGCGGCCCACTGGACTTCTCCAGCATCCCCTCTAGAGCTTTCAAGACCGCCATGTTCTTCGTGGCCTTGGCCATGTTCCTCATCATTGGCTCCATCATCTGCTTCAGCCTGTTTTTTGTCTGCAACACGGCCACAGTCTACAAGATCTGCGCATGGATGCAGCTGGCTGCGG CCACAGGCCTGATGATTGGCTGCCTGGTCTACCCAGATGGCTGGGACTCAAGTGCGGTGCGGAGCATGTGTGGGGAGCAGGCGGGCAAGTACACGCTGGGCCAGTGCACCATCCGCTGGGCCTTCATGCTGGCCATCCTGAGCATCGGGGACGCCCTCATCCTCTCCTTTCTGGCCTTCGTGCTGGGCTACCGGCAGGACAAGCTGCTGCCTGACGACTACAAGGCCGATGGACAAG